The bacterium genomic sequence CGCGCGGCGCGGTGGACCAGCTCCCAGTGCTCGGGCGCGACGTCGGCCGGAATCGCGGCGAACGACGCGTCGCGCGCCGCGGCGCGGATCGCCGCCGGCGTGGTCCCTTCGCGCTCGGCGAGCTTCTCCACGATGCGACGCACGCGGACCGCGGCGTACTGGCAGTAGGGGCCGGTCTCGCCTTCGAACGCCAGCGCGGCGTCGATGTCGAAGGCGACGATCGTGTTGCGGGCGAAGCGGAGCATGTAGTAGCGCAGGGCCCCGCGCGCGATCGCCGCGGCGAGCCCGCGCTGCGCCTCCTCGTCGAGCTCCGGGTTGCGCGTGGACACTTCCCGCAGCGCCTTCGCCTCGAGGATGTCGATCAGGTCGTCCGCCTTGACCCCGATGCCGCGGCGGCCGGACATGTCGATGTACGGCCGGCGGCGTTCCTCCTCCGACAGCTCCAGCCCCGGCTGCAGCTCGAGCGCCGTGCCCGGAGTGAGGGCGACCATCTCGTACGAGAAGTGGATCGAGCGCCCGGCCTCGTCCGGATGGCCGAGCCGCTCCAGCCCCTGCTTGACGACCCGCTGCAGATACGATTGCCGCACGTCGATGACGTTGTAGACCGTCTCGCCGCGGCCGAACGACGGCGCGCCGGCGGCGCCGGCCGACGGCGGCGCGCTCTCCCAGAGCGTGCCGTCCGTTCCGCCGGGGAACCCCTCGACCGGCCGGTACTCGAAGTCGGCGCCGAGCAGCCCGAACTTCCAGAGCTGGTAGGCGATGTCCTTGCCGACGTAGGTCACCACGCCGTTCGAGCGGACGATGATCTTCTCGTACTCCTCGCCTCCCGCCTCCTCCTCGGAATGCGGCAGGTTCATCACCCAGCAGCCGGCGGCCTTTCCTTCCTCGCAGAACGAGATCGCGCCGCTCTCCTTGAGCCGGGCGAAGGCGGTCTTCCAGAAGTGGTGGGCGAGGATGTCGCTCTCGCGCGGCAGGACGTCGTAGCGCACGCCGAGCCGGCCCATCGTGCGCAGGTGGCAGCGCGAGAC encodes the following:
- the argS gene encoding arginine--tRNA ligase; translated protein: MYDIFADLRSVVAETARRTLGIDIDRAPVDFPPNPSMGDLATPLALSLAKQLRRPPREIATKLAEALAAAPGVAAAEIAGPGFVNLRVDRTEAVRALLGERPAEAPKPGKVIVEHTNINPNKAAHIGHLRNAVLGDTLVRALRALGRRVEVQNYIDDTGVQVADVAVALTELAGLDENGFRALVAAAEERRARGGHGVDHDLWDWYAKVTRWYAEDESRAALRAEALRQMERGEGPLARMGALVAREVSRCHLRTMGRLGVRYDVLPRESDILAHHFWKTAFARLKESGAISFCEEGKAAGCWVMNLPHSEEEAGGEEYEKIIVRSNGVVTYVGKDIAYQLWKFGLLGADFEYRPVEGFPGGTDGTLWESAPPSAGAAGAPSFGRGETVYNVIDVRQSYLQRVVKQGLERLGHPDEAGRSIHFSYEMVALTPGTALELQPGLELSEEERRRPYIDMSGRRGIGVKADDLIDILEAKALREVSTRNPELDEEAQRGLAAAIARGALRYYMLRFARNTIVAFDIDAALAFEGETGPYCQYAAVRVRRIVEKLAEREGTTPAAIRAAARDASFAAIPADVAPEHWELVHRAAR